In the Candidatus Omnitrophota bacterium genome, one interval contains:
- a CDS encoding NADH-quinone oxidoreductase subunit M, which produces MPFPLLTSIVFLPLLGGLLILFIPKERTGLIKTIATAATGLALVLAAALVLKFDCGDLAMQFVERSPWIPQININYHLGVDGISIGLVFLTALLGFFACIGSYGIKERQKEYYFLYLLLNTGMLGTFLALDLFLFYAFWEIVLVPMYFLIGIWGGPRKEYAAIKFFIYTLAGSVFMLLSILALYFTSNPHTFNMLELAGSGSTLAKGFQIALFIGFYLGFAIKVPVFPFHTWLPDAHVEAPTPISVLLAGVLLKMGGYGFFRISFPILKDAAIYFALPFAILGAINIVYGAFVAMAQTDFKKMVAYSSVSHMGFVMLGLASMTVTGFNGALMQMFNHGVITGGMFLLVGVLYDRAHTRDLDKFGGLGAKMPVYAGILTVFTLASLGLPGLSGFVSEFMSLIGGFAAFRLITVISVLGIIITAGYFLYMIQRVLLGPLNPVWSKITDINRREIFTLAPLMIVIIAIGVYPLLILNFQSPAIINLIRHIGGALF; this is translated from the coding sequence ATGCCCTTTCCCCTGTTGACGTCGATAGTCTTCCTGCCGCTTCTCGGCGGGCTGCTTATCCTTTTTATCCCGAAAGAGAGGACCGGGCTGATAAAGACCATAGCCACGGCCGCGACAGGCCTCGCGCTCGTCCTGGCTGCCGCCCTGGTCCTGAAATTCGACTGTGGTGACCTTGCGATGCAGTTTGTTGAGCGGTCACCATGGATACCGCAGATAAACATAAACTATCACCTCGGCGTCGACGGCATCAGCATCGGCCTCGTATTCCTGACCGCGCTCCTGGGTTTCTTCGCCTGCATCGGCTCATACGGAATAAAGGAACGGCAGAAGGAGTATTATTTCCTGTACCTCCTGTTGAATACCGGCATGCTCGGGACGTTTTTGGCGCTCGACCTCTTTCTCTTCTATGCATTCTGGGAGATAGTCCTTGTGCCGATGTATTTCCTGATAGGGATATGGGGAGGCCCGAGGAAAGAATACGCGGCGATCAAGTTCTTCATATATACCCTGGCAGGTTCGGTATTTATGCTCCTTTCGATACTGGCGCTTTATTTCACGTCGAACCCGCACACTTTCAATATGCTCGAGCTCGCGGGTAGCGGCAGCACGCTGGCGAAAGGTTTCCAGATAGCGCTATTTATCGGCTTCTATCTCGGCTTCGCGATAAAAGTCCCCGTATTCCCTTTCCATACTTGGTTGCCTGACGCGCACGTAGAGGCGCCTACTCCGATAAGCGTCCTGCTCGCAGGTGTCCTGCTTAAGATGGGCGGGTACGGTTTCTTCAGGATCAGTTTCCCCATATTAAAGGATGCGGCGATATACTTCGCCCTGCCGTTCGCGATACTCGGCGCGATAAACATCGTCTACGGGGCATTCGTGGCGATGGCGCAGACGGATTTCAAGAAGATGGTCGCATATTCGTCGGTAAGCCATATGGGGTTCGTGATGCTCGGTCTCGCGAGCATGACAGTGACCGGGTTTAACGGCGCGTTGATGCAGATGTTCAACCACGGCGTGATAACCGGCGGCATGTTTCTTCTCGTCGGCGTCCTCTATGACCGCGCCCACACCAGGGACCTTGATAAATTCGGCGGCCTGGGCGCGAAGATGCCGGTCTACGCCGGGATACTTACGGTCTTTACACTCGCCTCGCTCGGCCTGCCGGGATTAAGCGGCTTCGTAAGCGAGTTCATGTCTCTGATAGGCGGTTTCGCGGCGTTCAGGCTGATAACCGTAATATCGGTCCTCGGCATCATAATAACCGCGGGATATTTCCTCTATATGATCCAGCGCGTATTACTGGGTCCGCTCAACCCGGTATGGTCTAAAATAACCGATATAAACAGGCGCGAGATATTTACACTTGCTCCTTTGATGATAGTGATAATAGCCATCGGCGTATATCCTCTCTTGATACTCAACTTCCAGTCGCCGGCCATAATCAACCTGATACGGCATATCGGAGGGGCCCTGTTTTGA
- a CDS encoding NADH-quinone oxidoreductase subunit N, producing MSVLLSVKYFFPEIVLTGFAVAVLIVGLFVKRRAVLGMFCLLGILAAILLMPQSYQATSPLFSGMLINDSFSEFFKEIVFLVVGLVILVSMGYRAFSDEDAGEYYFLLLSVLVAMMIAASSNNLIMIYIALEAVSLMSYILVGFLKTDRRSSEAGLKYFLFGALATGVMLYGISFIYGLFGTTDLAEISRVLAAGNVNIFASTIALLLIFAGLSFKCALVPFHMWVPDAYQGAPTPVTALISAGPKAIGFAILIRVFLKNFFPLFPGWSETVSVIAIITMTAGNILAINQENIKRLLGYSSIAQAGYILIGFVVGTALGIQGMMFYILAYVLMNIGAFGCVALISNRLGNDYIEDYSGLSKREPVLAFLLTVFLLSLAGIPPLAGFFGKFLVFAAAIESKYYILAIAGVINSVLAIYYYVKIIKFMYLAEPRAGMHVSVLPVPATPGTGAVKLALIIALIGIIVAGLFPGLFIGWISASLL from the coding sequence TTGAGCGTCCTCCTCAGCGTTAAATATTTCTTTCCTGAGATCGTATTGACCGGGTTTGCGGTCGCGGTCTTGATCGTCGGGCTCTTCGTAAAAAGGCGGGCTGTGCTGGGCATGTTCTGCCTGCTCGGAATACTGGCCGCGATCCTGCTCATGCCGCAAAGCTACCAGGCGACATCCCCGCTCTTCTCCGGGATGCTGATCAACGATTCCTTCTCCGAGTTCTTTAAGGAGATCGTATTTCTCGTCGTCGGCCTTGTCATCCTCGTATCGATGGGATACAGGGCATTCTCCGATGAGGACGCGGGCGAGTATTACTTCCTCCTCCTTTCCGTCTTGGTCGCTATGATGATAGCCGCCTCTTCCAATAACCTCATTATGATATATATCGCTCTCGAAGCCGTCTCTCTGATGTCGTATATCCTCGTAGGATTCCTGAAGACCGACCGGCGCTCGAGCGAAGCGGGCCTGAAGTATTTCCTCTTCGGCGCCCTCGCCACCGGCGTGATGCTTTACGGCATATCGTTCATATACGGCCTCTTCGGCACTACCGACCTCGCGGAGATAAGCCGGGTCCTGGCAGCGGGGAACGTCAATATCTTCGCCTCGACGATAGCGCTGCTGCTGATCTTCGCCGGGTTGAGTTTCAAATGCGCGCTTGTGCCGTTCCACATGTGGGTGCCGGACGCCTACCAGGGCGCGCCGACCCCGGTGACCGCGTTAATATCCGCCGGGCCGAAGGCGATAGGTTTCGCGATACTCATTCGCGTATTCCTCAAGAACTTCTTCCCTCTCTTCCCCGGATGGTCGGAGACGGTCTCTGTCATCGCGATAATAACTATGACCGCGGGGAATATCCTTGCCATAAACCAGGAAAATATAAAAAGGCTGCTCGGGTATTCATCCATAGCGCAGGCCGGCTACATATTGATAGGGTTCGTCGTCGGGACCGCTCTGGGGATACAAGGCATGATGTTCTATATACTCGCTTACGTATTGATGAACATCGGCGCGTTCGGCTGCGTGGCGCTCATATCGAACCGGCTCGGGAACGATTACATCGAGGATTACTCGGGCCTCTCGAAACGGGAGCCTGTCCTGGCGTTCCTCCTGACAGTCTTCCTCCTCTCGCTTGCCGGGATCCCGCCGCTGGCCGGATTCTTCGGTAAATTCCTCGTCTTCGCCGCGGCGATAGAATCCAAGTACTATATCCTAGCGATCGCCGGAGTGATAAACAGCGTCCTGGCCATTTATTATTACGTCAAGATAATCAAATTCATGTACCTGGCTGAACCGCGCGCCGGGATGCACGTGTCCGTGCTGCCCGTTCCCGCGACGCCCGGGACCGGGGCCGTAAAACTCGCCCTGATCATTGCCCTTATCGGGATCATCGTTGCCGGCCTCTTCCCCGGCCTTTTTATCGGCTGGATATCCGCGTCGTTACTTTAG
- a CDS encoding TIGR02281 family clan AA aspartic protease: MEKKRFFVLILLIFISLPLSAGADSVKLKKGGNLSGIIRQEDDTSITLQIGMGTMSIQKKEIESVRKAGEKENYALDASFRKAAIERGTFVPPGLEEMAQKLRTMAEDRKKVDGAKRQLDSLKQRLEDDSDKFRSMRSDFDRKNAEVSGMDPKSDVPRYNSLITELNAAGVKISALSEELNKMNPRLSEYQNAYWKAITEYGNEIGDFGIYLDKTAEDFKKRGITDDESLYLETARISLADLQKGLNRDAIAVSKSNHGMTVKAVLNGEVTCLLAVDTGAAVVVITRSIADRLEINPSDSLEDVQFTLADGSIIKSKVVKIKSVRVGNSTVHDVAAAVTDKPPGAGVDGLLGMSFLNNFNIKMDVANGKLILETIK; the protein is encoded by the coding sequence ATGGAAAAAAAGCGTTTTTTTGTTCTCATCCTGCTTATTTTCATTTCTCTTCCTCTTTCTGCCGGGGCTGACTCCGTAAAACTTAAGAAGGGCGGCAACCTGTCAGGCATAATCAGGCAGGAGGACGATACCTCGATCACTCTCCAGATAGGCATGGGAACGATGAGTATACAAAAAAAAGAGATAGAGTCTGTCCGTAAAGCCGGCGAAAAAGAAAACTATGCCCTGGACGCTTCCTTCAGGAAGGCAGCCATCGAAAGAGGGACCTTTGTGCCGCCGGGGCTGGAGGAGATGGCGCAAAAATTAAGGACTATGGCCGAGGACAGGAAAAAAGTCGACGGCGCCAAGCGACAGCTCGATTCGCTGAAACAAAGGCTGGAAGACGATTCCGATAAATTCAGGTCTATGAGGTCGGATTTCGACAGGAAGAACGCGGAGGTCAGCGGGATGGACCCAAAAAGCGATGTCCCGCGCTATAACAGCCTGATAACCGAGCTTAATGCGGCCGGCGTCAAGATCTCGGCCCTGTCGGAAGAACTAAACAAGATGAACCCAAGGCTGTCGGAATACCAGAACGCGTACTGGAAGGCGATAACCGAGTACGGCAATGAGATCGGGGATTTCGGCATATACCTGGATAAGACGGCCGAAGACTTCAAGAAACGCGGGATTACCGACGACGAATCCCTCTACCTCGAGACCGCAAGGATATCTCTCGCGGACCTGCAAAAAGGCCTGAACAGGGACGCGATCGCCGTCTCAAAAAGCAACCATGGCATGACGGTAAAGGCCGTGCTTAACGGCGAGGTCACCTGCCTGCTGGCCGTCGATACAGGCGCTGCGGTAGTGGTAATAACGAGATCTATCGCCGACAGGCTCGAGATAAATCCCAGCGATTCGCTGGAAGACGTGCAATTCACGCTGGCCGACGGCAGTATCATCAAAAGCAAGGTCGTTAAGATAAAGAGCGTCCGGGTCGGGAATTCCACGGTCCATGACGTCGCGGCGGCCGTAACGGACAAACCGCCGGGAGCGGGAGTGGACGGGCTCTTGGGTATGTCTTTCCTGAACAACTTTAATATCAAGATGGATGTAGCGAACGGGAAGCTGATACTGGAAACGATAAAATAG
- a CDS encoding AtpZ/AtpI family protein — MQIEDRKKADFYKWTKIWGLLSFVPVVLAAGPLAGYFLGDYLEKKIGYAPYLSLIGMALGFFTSIREIIKILKLVQKTDPKPNKSENRHD, encoded by the coding sequence ATGCAGATCGAAGACAGGAAGAAGGCGGATTTCTACAAATGGACCAAGATCTGGGGGCTTCTCTCCTTTGTGCCCGTCGTCCTGGCCGCAGGCCCGCTTGCGGGGTACTTTCTGGGCGATTACCTGGAGAAGAAGATCGGGTACGCGCCTTACCTGTCCCTTATCGGCATGGCGCTCGGTTTCTTCACGAGCATAAGGGAGATAATAAAGATATTGAAGCTGGTCCAGAAGACGGACCCGAAACCAAATAAGTCGGAAAATCGTCATGACTGA
- the atpB gene encoding F0F1 ATP synthase subunit A, which yields MTETHAAQPELQNFVGLLAEKLEGTPFAHFLLIWENVIFSLIIVAVISLLAYFASRKSSMIPGRLQLFMEMIVGGLDDFVCGILGPDGKRFTPFIGTLFIYILFMNLLGLIPFFKSSTANLSTTVALALCVFLYVQYTAIKENGLLGYIDHLMGNPRGIIAFTVFIPVLLFFIHIISELVKPVSLALRLRSNIWAEDMLLAVSAQFGIGGVPLFLFNMLLVILSGIMQAVVFSLLTTVYFALVMPHHEE from the coding sequence ATGACTGAAACGCACGCCGCACAACCCGAACTGCAGAATTTCGTGGGGCTTCTCGCCGAGAAGCTCGAGGGGACTCCTTTCGCGCATTTCCTCCTTATCTGGGAGAATGTGATATTCTCTCTGATAATAGTCGCGGTCATTTCCCTTCTCGCCTATTTCGCCTCGAGGAAGAGTTCTATGATCCCGGGCAGGCTACAGCTCTTCATGGAGATGATCGTAGGCGGGCTGGATGATTTCGTCTGCGGGATACTCGGCCCTGACGGGAAAAGGTTCACTCCCTTTATCGGGACGCTCTTCATATATATCCTTTTCATGAACCTCTTAGGGCTTATCCCGTTCTTTAAGTCGTCTACGGCGAACCTCTCGACGACCGTAGCGCTCGCGCTCTGCGTCTTCCTTTACGTCCAATATACCGCGATCAAGGAGAACGGCCTGCTCGGGTACATAGACCACCTGATGGGCAACCCGCGCGGGATAATAGCCTTTACCGTCTTTATTCCTGTCCTCCTTTTTTTCATACACATAATTTCCGAACTTGTAAAACCGGTAAGCCTGGCATTACGTCTCCGCAGCAACATCTGGGCCGAGGATATGTTGCTGGCTGTGTCGGCGCAATTCGGTATCGGCGGAGTGCCGTTATTTCTCTTCAACATGCTTTTGGTCATATTGAGCGGGATCATGCAGGCGGTAGTCTTCAGCCTGCTGACCACCGTATATTTCGCGTTAGTGATGCCGCACCACGAAGAATAG
- a CDS encoding ATP synthase F0 subunit C produces the protein MDYKAMLSISVPIGLAIAAFGSAIALGKAVAAAMEATARQPEASMKILINMIAGCALIEALTIYALVLSFSLLGKI, from the coding sequence ATGGACTACAAGGCTATGCTTTCGATCTCCGTCCCGATAGGGCTGGCGATCGCGGCGTTCGGTTCCGCCATCGCTCTCGGAAAGGCCGTAGCTGCGGCAATGGAGGCGACGGCGAGGCAGCCTGAGGCGTCTATGAAGATACTAATCAACATGATCGCCGGTTGCGCGCTTATCGAGGCCCTGACGATCTACGCTTTGGTGCTCTCTTTCTCTCTTCTCGGAAAGATCTAG
- the atpF gene encoding F0F1 ATP synthase subunit B has product MDLLKLLTTNEIVAQIISFLLLMALLRVFAWKKLLKLLDDRRARIASEFKKIEDAQAAVERMRSDYGKKLADIESESRARIQEAINEGKQFSLEIRENARQEARAILDKAQENIENEVLKARQELKERVVELTLGTTEKLLKEKITGEKDKKLASDFLDELEKVK; this is encoded by the coding sequence ATGGACCTATTAAAGCTGCTTACAACTAATGAGATAGTCGCGCAGATAATAAGTTTCCTTCTGCTCATGGCCCTTCTGCGCGTATTCGCGTGGAAGAAACTGCTCAAACTGCTCGACGACAGGCGCGCGCGGATCGCCTCGGAGTTCAAGAAGATCGAGGATGCGCAGGCCGCGGTCGAGCGCATGAGGTCCGACTACGGCAAGAAGCTCGCGGATATCGAGTCCGAGTCCCGCGCCAGGATACAGGAGGCCATAAACGAGGGGAAGCAGTTCTCCCTGGAGATAAGGGAGAACGCGCGGCAGGAAGCGCGCGCCATCCTGGACAAGGCGCAGGAAAATATAGAGAATGAGGTCTTAAAGGCCAGGCAGGAATTGAAGGAAAGGGTCGTCGAGCTTACGCTCGGCACGACCGAGAAACTCCTAAAGGAGAAGATCACCGGCGAAAAGGACAAAAAACTCGCCTCTGATTTCCTTGATGAGCTCGAGAAGGTCAAATGA
- the atpH gene encoding ATP synthase F1 subunit delta: MSDRAVARRYADGFLAFAKDTIGTKKGLEEIISFGEILNENPELSKFLENPEITCAEKSGFVDAAFKSILSIETRDFIKLIIEKRRSEEAVDIADEAKILYRREMGIEKAVIKSAKPLPQDIVRMIKDRLEGKFEKKLEFEIAIDPGLLGGVQATVGNIVIDGSVKRKLYELKEYLMESKVE, from the coding sequence ATGAGTGACAGGGCAGTCGCGAGAAGATACGCCGATGGGTTCCTCGCCTTCGCCAAGGATACGATAGGGACGAAAAAGGGCCTCGAGGAGATAATCTCTTTCGGGGAAATCTTGAACGAGAACCCGGAGCTTTCGAAATTCCTTGAGAACCCTGAGATAACCTGCGCGGAGAAATCCGGATTCGTGGATGCTGCCTTCAAGTCCATCCTCTCTATTGAGACGCGGGACTTCATAAAATTGATAATCGAGAAACGCCGCAGCGAAGAAGCAGTCGATATCGCCGACGAGGCGAAGATACTCTATCGCCGCGAGATGGGGATAGAGAAGGCCGTAATAAAAAGCGCGAAGCCGCTGCCGCAGGATATAGTCCGGATGATCAAGGACAGGCTCGAGGGCAAATTCGAGAAAAAACTTGAATTTGAGATAGCGATAGACCCCGGCCTCCTCGGCGGGGTGCAGGCGACCGTAGGCAATATCGTCATAGACGGCTCGGTGAAAAGGAAACTCTACGAATTAAAGGAATATCTAATGGAGAGCAAGGTAGAATAA